The proteins below are encoded in one region of Pomacea canaliculata isolate SZHN2017 linkage group LG7, ASM307304v1, whole genome shotgun sequence:
- the LOC112568731 gene encoding uncharacterized protein LOC112568731 isoform X2, protein MAVWSLWILCGVALLAVKVDSAIYIRVCSDEKRTVIEDTNVTFICGQYQNQVEWSWSYPNNWQWYGFGSCNRTGCRLYNGVTLPVKLSKLTSSSSWIYESQLDINVVTRYQAYAYHCRDTDSGRTATCGLRLIAPAIISGDSCSVRVSKWQIYGTCAVERMYASDDVYTCIWRKNNNQIQEGFQEPITYYTFGSRSYRRGVCSFSQNMPVSQGNYNYSMDIDPGSQNFFYKTINIVPPDEPSHDCPETVFEGSDITCKCTSSNLGTPPAEFAWDGIGTDTLFLQDIQPKNTTINYSCRLIWGPDGYINSSIVYTLRIAENEREKNTKGGIIGGCVAAVFILAIIGIVIAVYIVKRRKAPLYDTARRPANNEHSYDDLTQKSGDTPQSPEIRDGMIANDNHCYEEVILERPNATQPTVAIFVVPRTSQTVSSP, encoded by the exons CTATATACATTCGTGTTTGTTCTGACGAAAAAAGAACTGTCATAGAGGACACCAACGTGACTTTCATTTGTGGCCAATATCAAAATCAGGTAGAATGGTCTTGGTCTTACCCTAACAACTGGCAATGGTATGGATTTGGTTCCTGCAATCGCACGGGGTGTAGGCTCTACAACGGAGTTACATTACCAGTAAAATTATCCAAATTGACTTCATCCTCTTCATGGATTTACGAGAGTCAACTTGACATCAACGTTGTTACAAGATACCAAGCATATGCTTACCATTGCCGCGATACCGACTCAGGGAGAACAGCAACGTGTGGACTACGGTTAATCG CACCCGCTATCATCAGTGGTGACAGTTGCAGTGTGCGGGTCTCAAAGTGGCAGATATACGGGACATGCGCAGTTGAAAGGATGTACGCGTCAGATGATGTTTATACTTGCATTTGGCGGAAAAACAATAATCAG ATCCAAGAAGGATTTCAAGAACCCATAACTTATTATACTTTTGGCTCTAGATCTTACAGAAGAGGAGTTTGCTCCTTTAGTCAAAATATGCCTGTTTCCCAGGGCAACTACAACTACAGCATGGATATAGATCCTGGTTCCCAGAATTTCTTCTATAAAACCATAAACATAG ttcCTCCTGATGAACCTAGCCATGACTGTccagaaactgtttttgagGGTTCTGACATCACTTGCAAATGTACCTCTTCAAATTTAGGAACTCCACCTGCTGAATTTGCTTGGGATGGAATTGGTACTGATACATTATTTCTCCAAGATATTCAGCCCAAAAATACTACCATAAACTATTCATGTCGGCTGATATGGGGTCCTGACGGATATATCAACAGTTCAATTGTTTACACTTTGCGAATAGCAG aaaacgaaagagaaaagaacactAAAGGAGGCATCATTGGTGGCTGTGTGGCAGCTGTTTTCATTCTAGCTATCATCGGAATTGTCATCGCTGTTTACATCGTTAAAAGGCGGAAAG CTCCATTGTACGACACAGCCAGACGACCTGCCAACAACGAACACAGTTATGATGATCTCACCCAGAAATCAGGTGACACACCCCAGTCGCCAG AAATTAGGGATGGCATGATTGCAAATGACAATCATTGCTACGAGGAAGTGATTCTGGAAAGACCAAATGCAACACAACCTACAG TCGCAATATTTGTTGTGCCGAGGACGTCTCAGACTGTTTCAAGTCCTTAA
- the LOC112568731 gene encoding uncharacterized protein LOC112568731 isoform X1, translated as MAVWSLWILCGVALLAVKVDSAIYIRVCSDEKRTVIEDTNVTFICGQYQNQVEWSWSYPNNWQWYGFGSCNRTGCRLYNGVTLPVKLSKLTSSSSWIYESQLDINVVTRYQAYAYHCRDTDSGRTATCGLRLIAPAIISGDSCSVRVSKWQIYGTCAVERMYASDDVYTCIWRKNNNQIQEGFQEPITYYTFGSRSYRRGVCSFSQNMPVSQGNYNYSMDIDPGSQNFFYKTINIVPPDEPSHDCPETVFEGSDITCKCTSSNLGTPPAEFAWDGIGTDTLFLQDIQPKNTTINYSCRLIWGPDGYINSSIVYTLRIAENEREKNTKGGIIGGCVAAVFILAIIGIVIAVYIVKRRKGKFGRGNINLRFWQCLCKFFHQKKPPTKPPTTPYAVVNKPKPQIPIRRQAASSGDLYTVAMTTTSSDLNGEYVTICETNEDAIYEINREGNNLASQGVQETTEWRTAVAPAMKSKPMTPGTRNISDIPGYMNVTEVPTDSGLGVYHVVASAVTPTGLKPEILNNHEAGISEEEYHALHFEEDRTAQEDQASTYHHLQHE; from the exons CTATATACATTCGTGTTTGTTCTGACGAAAAAAGAACTGTCATAGAGGACACCAACGTGACTTTCATTTGTGGCCAATATCAAAATCAGGTAGAATGGTCTTGGTCTTACCCTAACAACTGGCAATGGTATGGATTTGGTTCCTGCAATCGCACGGGGTGTAGGCTCTACAACGGAGTTACATTACCAGTAAAATTATCCAAATTGACTTCATCCTCTTCATGGATTTACGAGAGTCAACTTGACATCAACGTTGTTACAAGATACCAAGCATATGCTTACCATTGCCGCGATACCGACTCAGGGAGAACAGCAACGTGTGGACTACGGTTAATCG CACCCGCTATCATCAGTGGTGACAGTTGCAGTGTGCGGGTCTCAAAGTGGCAGATATACGGGACATGCGCAGTTGAAAGGATGTACGCGTCAGATGATGTTTATACTTGCATTTGGCGGAAAAACAATAATCAG ATCCAAGAAGGATTTCAAGAACCCATAACTTATTATACTTTTGGCTCTAGATCTTACAGAAGAGGAGTTTGCTCCTTTAGTCAAAATATGCCTGTTTCCCAGGGCAACTACAACTACAGCATGGATATAGATCCTGGTTCCCAGAATTTCTTCTATAAAACCATAAACATAG ttcCTCCTGATGAACCTAGCCATGACTGTccagaaactgtttttgagGGTTCTGACATCACTTGCAAATGTACCTCTTCAAATTTAGGAACTCCACCTGCTGAATTTGCTTGGGATGGAATTGGTACTGATACATTATTTCTCCAAGATATTCAGCCCAAAAATACTACCATAAACTATTCATGTCGGCTGATATGGGGTCCTGACGGATATATCAACAGTTCAATTGTTTACACTTTGCGAATAGCAG aaaacgaaagagaaaagaacactAAAGGAGGCATCATTGGTGGCTGTGTGGCAGCTGTTTTCATTCTAGCTATCATCGGAATTGTCATCGCTGTTTACATCGTTAAAAGGCGGAAAG GAAAGTTTGGAAGAGGAAACATTAACCTGAGATTTTGGCAATGTCTTTGCAAGTTCTTTCATCAGAAAAAGCCACCAACTAAGCCACCAACTACGCCCTATGCAGTGGTCAACAAGCCCAAGCCACAGATTCCCATCAGGCGTCAGGCGGCTTCTTCCGGCGACCTCTACACTGTCGCTATGACAACGACATCTAGTGACCTCAATGGCGAATATGTAACAATCTGTGAAACTAACGAGGATGCAATTTATGAAATAAACAGGGAAGGCAATAACCTGGCGAGCCAAGGCGTGCAGGAAACGACAGAATGGAGGACTGCAGTCGCGCCGGCAATGAAATCCAAACCAATGACACCAGGAACAAGAAATATCAGTGACATACCAG GCTATATGAATGTCACTGAAGTACCGACTGATTCTGGTTTGGGTGTCTACCACGTGGTTGCCAGTGCTGTAACGCCTACAGGATTAAAGCCAGAAATATTG AACAATCATGAAGCAGGGATTTCAGAAGAGGAATACCATGCCCTACACTTTGAAGAGGATCGGACTGCACAGGAGGACCAAGCTTCTACCTACCACCATCTGCAACatgaataa